A genome region from Chlamydiales bacterium includes the following:
- a CDS encoding acyltransferase, with amino-acid sequence MKTIFIKAHLHQPQYIKCSINDHFVSRIAVPFASFYANHIKEDVMINALQHVLNDFPIFAGVLIKKEGELYIDCNNQGVSLSVVHDRGSLLKQLSWLEKLKLSTFIEPIHPSKAIKKQMPVLTIKLSYFCDGMAIGYCCHHSIADMSTFMAFLKAFSFCVQEKSYLKPHIVPDREGYLHDCFNKFKEKIYFPSCLKRLNIRDILSFVKQFCSSKRGAYFYFTQDEMNSLRSALSAAVKQKLSHNDVLCAHLLHVIGQCRKDKNLVHNASIVTNIRSLLEMPSNTLGNYCGTVWIQNSKQSTPEALACAVHVNVKKYFPSNPAGIQDFIQTHGGMKNILKCVPFEFLPSFKNLIISNCAYYNTYSIDFGMKAPYLLLPLGILPRPDRASPWVSVMVKGFHNRGVLVALVLPSSIMKRLTTPASLEKIHQYRTQISREDAAILEQFSWCK; translated from the coding sequence AACCACAATACATTAAATGTTCAATCAATGACCATTTTGTGTCCCGAATAGCAGTTCCCTTTGCTTCTTTTTATGCAAATCACATTAAAGAAGATGTAATGATTAATGCTCTTCAGCATGTGTTGAATGATTTTCCCATTTTTGCAGGCGTTTTAATTAAAAAAGAGGGCGAGTTGTACATTGATTGCAATAACCAAGGTGTATCTTTAAGTGTGGTTCATGATAGGGGATCCTTGCTAAAACAGCTCTCTTGGTTAGAAAAATTAAAGCTTTCAACATTTATAGAGCCTATCCATCCTTCTAAAGCCATAAAAAAACAAATGCCTGTTCTTACAATTAAGTTGAGTTATTTTTGTGATGGAATGGCTATTGGCTACTGTTGTCATCATAGTATTGCGGATATGTCTACCTTTATGGCCTTTTTAAAGGCATTCTCTTTTTGTGTTCAAGAAAAAAGCTATTTAAAGCCACATATTGTGCCAGATCGTGAAGGCTATTTACATGATTGCTTTAATAAATTTAAAGAAAAAATCTACTTCCCATCTTGTTTGAAGCGATTAAATATTAGAGATATCTTGAGTTTTGTTAAACAGTTCTGTAGCTCCAAGAGAGGTGCTTATTTTTATTTTACGCAAGATGAAATGAATTCTTTAAGATCTGCTTTAAGTGCAGCTGTAAAGCAAAAATTATCTCACAATGATGTTTTGTGTGCCCACCTATTACATGTGATAGGTCAATGCAGAAAAGATAAAAATCTCGTTCATAACGCGTCTATTGTAACCAATATCCGTTCGTTGTTGGAGATGCCGTCAAATACATTGGGCAATTATTGCGGTACTGTGTGGATACAAAACTCAAAGCAATCAACGCCTGAAGCTTTGGCATGCGCTGTTCACGTAAATGTTAAGAAGTATTTTCCTAGTAATCCAGCCGGTATCCAGGACTTTATTCAAACACATGGCGGTATGAAAAATATTTTGAAATGTGTGCCTTTTGAGTTTTTACCATCTTTTAAAAATCTTATCATCTCAAATTGCGCCTATTATAATACTTATTCTATAGACTTTGGGATGAAAGCTCCTTATTTGTTATTACCTCTTGGTATACTTCCAAGACCAGATAGAGCAAGTCCGTGGGTTTCTGTCATGGTTAAAGGATTTCATAATAGAGGCGTACTAGTTGCCCTGGTACTTCCCTCTTCAATCATGAAAAGGCTTACAACACCTGCTAGCCTTGAAAAAATCCATCAATACCGCACTCAAATAAGCAGGGAAGATGCAGCAATATTAGAACAATTTTCTTGGTGTAAATAA
- a CDS encoding methyltransferase domain-containing protein, which translates to MMTKQFLILLVIFASSLFGSHWNEEQVVDYVHYSELQRRSSWHLLSQVKFRGNEKVLDVGCGDGRNSAWIAWLVREGSVVGIDPSNAMIAWAKKQYHPFEFPNLVFIDGDANRLPEGTFDIITTFFSLHVVKERQSAIQGFFDQLSDGGYVFAVIPPAANNPEFADAVRETMQDPCWQPYFKDFQSTFRFEDLESYINYFNRAGFSILYARDIPSVDPFSTRNEAINWFKGTWPHVHYIPKGLQEVFIGDMIDRYIQKRSEALSKEGVLYFYWGHYEIIAKK; encoded by the coding sequence ATGATGACTAAACAGTTTTTAATTTTATTGGTAATTTTTGCATCCTCTCTTTTTGGATCGCACTGGAATGAGGAGCAAGTAGTGGATTATGTCCATTATTCTGAGCTTCAAAGACGCTCATCATGGCATTTACTTTCCCAAGTAAAATTTAGGGGAAATGAGAAAGTGCTTGATGTGGGCTGTGGAGACGGAAGAAATAGTGCTTGGATAGCATGGCTTGTGCGTGAGGGTAGTGTTGTTGGCATTGATCCATCAAATGCTATGATAGCTTGGGCCAAAAAACAGTATCACCCCTTTGAATTTCCCAATCTTGTTTTTATAGACGGAGATGCCAATAGGCTACCCGAGGGTACATTTGATATAATTACTACTTTTTTTAGCCTTCACGTTGTTAAAGAGAGGCAATCTGCAATTCAGGGCTTTTTTGATCAGCTTTCTGATGGAGGATATGTTTTTGCAGTGATTCCTCCTGCAGCAAATAATCCAGAATTTGCAGATGCTGTTCGTGAAACAATGCAGGATCCTTGCTGGCAGCCCTATTTCAAAGATTTTCAGTCGACTTTTCGATTTGAGGATTTAGAAAGCTATATTAATTATTTTAATAGAGCAGGTTTTTCGATTCTCTATGCAAGAGATATTCCTTCTGTTGACCCATTTAGTACTCGCAATGAAGCAATTAACTGGTTTAAAGGTACGTGGCCACATGTTCACTATATCCCTAAGGGTTTGCAAGAGGTGTTTATTGGTGATATGATAGATCGCTATATTCAAAAGAGGTCAGAAGCCCTTTCAAAAGAGGGTGTTCTCTATTTCTATTGGGGACATTACGAAATTATTGCAAAGAAATAG